The following proteins come from a genomic window of Terriglobia bacterium:
- a CDS encoding ABC transporter permease, whose product MTDFWKELKQALRRLWKTPGFTLAALIVLALGIGANTAIFSIVNGVLLRPLPYGHPDRLVQLYHVPPARQFPGMDTFSLSAANYLDWERQNTVFESSAIYSFTSLRMTGSGDPKVLRGSRVETTFFPTLEVQPLLGRTLLPGDEQPGHEHVIVLSHKLWKSDLGGNREIVGKNIELNGQAYTVVGVMPASFDKPDWATFWTPLVWDPAEKAVRGEHHFLAVARLKAGVSLAQAQANLSTIAARLAQQYPADDAGWGAKVIGLREDTVGEVREPLFILLGAVVFVLLIACANMANLILAKTLDRRKEIAIRTALGANRRRVMAHVLTEAILMSVAGGALGLIVAQYGTKIVVDFFGSNLPRVGEIRVDATVLGFTFAIAVLTGIVAGAWPAWRMSKADPQDALKQGGRTDAASGGRRTRNALVVVEVALSLVLLVGAGLLIRTLWNLRGVNPGFDPDHVITMSVGVAATDYSTPEQESMFLDEVLRRVRALPGVKAAGVTDTLPLTGGGSIQPVAVEGQPSVDMSHQPEVAVRIVSPGFFEAMRIPLIRGRVFSESDTGKSSQVVIISEAMARQFWPNENPIGKRLALTFSSDKMREVVGVVGNVKDEGLDSKAPESMLYYPISQMGWAAEHVGKFHSFPLQMAVRTGMNPADATGAIRAAVHAVSANTPILDVKTMDDWVSESIAPQRFNMILLATFAGLALFLAAVGIYGVLAYAVRRRVREIGVRMALGAQIEDVLRMIVVEGLRPTLLGVVIGLAAALALSRVLSTLVFGVKATDITTFVTVSVILVSVGLFASILPAYRATRVDPLKTLREE is encoded by the coding sequence ATGACTGATTTCTGGAAGGAACTAAAGCAGGCGCTCAGGCGGCTTTGGAAGACGCCGGGATTCACTCTGGCAGCGCTGATCGTGCTGGCGCTGGGGATCGGCGCCAACACGGCGATTTTCAGCATCGTGAACGGGGTATTGTTGCGTCCCCTGCCCTACGGTCATCCCGACCGCCTCGTGCAGCTCTATCACGTACCGCCGGCCAGGCAGTTCCCCGGCATGGACACGTTCTCGTTGTCGGCCGCGAACTACCTTGATTGGGAACGGCAAAACACCGTTTTCGAGAGTTCCGCGATTTACTCATTCACCAGCTTACGCATGACCGGCTCGGGCGATCCCAAAGTGCTGCGCGGTTCACGGGTGGAGACGACCTTTTTCCCCACGCTCGAGGTCCAGCCGCTTCTTGGACGCACGCTCCTGCCGGGCGATGAACAGCCCGGACACGAGCACGTCATTGTGCTTTCTCATAAGCTGTGGAAGAGCGACCTCGGCGGCAACCGCGAGATTGTCGGGAAGAATATCGAGTTGAACGGCCAGGCCTATACGGTAGTCGGCGTCATGCCTGCGAGTTTCGATAAGCCGGATTGGGCGACGTTCTGGACGCCGCTGGTATGGGACCCGGCTGAAAAAGCGGTGCGCGGTGAGCATCATTTTCTGGCAGTCGCCCGGCTGAAAGCGGGAGTGTCCCTCGCACAGGCACAAGCGAACTTGAGCACAATCGCCGCACGGTTGGCGCAGCAGTATCCGGCAGACGATGCGGGGTGGGGTGCGAAGGTGATCGGGTTGCGCGAGGACACCGTGGGCGAGGTACGCGAGCCGCTGTTCATATTGCTGGGAGCGGTAGTGTTCGTGCTGCTGATCGCCTGCGCGAATATGGCGAACCTGATCCTTGCCAAGACACTGGACCGGCGGAAAGAAATCGCTATCCGTACGGCATTGGGAGCGAACCGCAGGCGGGTCATGGCGCATGTGCTGACCGAGGCGATCCTGATGTCCGTTGCGGGCGGCGCGCTGGGACTGATTGTGGCGCAGTACGGAACGAAAATCGTGGTCGACTTCTTCGGCTCCAATCTGCCGCGCGTCGGAGAAATCAGGGTAGACGCGACGGTGCTCGGGTTCACCTTCGCGATTGCGGTGCTGACCGGGATCGTTGCGGGTGCATGGCCAGCGTGGCGAATGTCGAAAGCCGATCCGCAGGATGCGTTGAAACAGGGCGGGCGGACGGATGCGGCCTCGGGCGGAAGGCGCACGCGGAATGCACTTGTGGTCGTGGAAGTCGCGCTGTCTCTGGTGCTCCTGGTGGGAGCAGGACTGCTGATTCGCACCTTGTGGAACCTGCGTGGAGTCAATCCCGGCTTCGACCCGGATCATGTAATCACGATGAGCGTGGGCGTTGCGGCCACCGATTACTCCACACCGGAGCAGGAATCGATGTTCCTGGACGAAGTCCTGCGTCGCGTTCGGGCGTTGCCGGGCGTAAAAGCGGCAGGGGTAACCGACACGCTGCCCTTAACCGGTGGGGGATCGATACAGCCGGTCGCGGTTGAGGGACAGCCGTCGGTGGACATGTCGCACCAACCGGAGGTGGCCGTGCGCATCGTTTCTCCCGGGTTTTTTGAAGCAATGCGCATTCCGCTGATTCGCGGCCGAGTGTTCAGTGAGTCCGATACGGGCAAATCCAGCCAAGTGGTGATTATCAGTGAGGCGATGGCGCGGCAGTTCTGGCCGAACGAGAACCCGATCGGAAAGCGGCTGGCACTCACGTTCTCGTCCGACAAGATGCGGGAAGTTGTAGGCGTTGTCGGTAATGTGAAAGATGAGGGGCTCGATTCGAAGGCCCCGGAGTCCATGCTCTACTACCCGATATCTCAGATGGGCTGGGCCGCCGAGCACGTCGGCAAGTTTCATTCATTCCCGCTGCAAATGGCGGTGCGTACGGGGATGAATCCCGCTGACGCAACCGGAGCAATCCGCGCGGCGGTTCATGCGGTCTCGGCGAACACGCCCATCCTCGACGTCAAGACCATGGATGATTGGGTCAGCGAATCCATTGCGCCGCAGCGGTTCAACATGATCCTGCTGGCGACCTTTGCGGGACTGGCTTTGTTCCTGGCCGCCGTGGGCATCTACGGCGTGCTGGCGTACGCGGTTCGCCGACGGGTTCGCGAAATCGGGGTACGGATGGCGCTCGGAGCGCAGATTGAAGATGTTCTGCGCATGATCGTCGTGGAAGGCTTGAGGCCAACCCTGCTGGGAGTCGTGATTGGCCTGGCAGCGGCGCTGGCACTGAGCCGCGTGTTGAGCACGCTCGTGTTCGGGGTGAAAGCGACCGATATCACTACCTTCGTCACCGTATCCGTAATCCTGGTCAGCGTGGGTCTGTTCGCCAGTATCCTGCCGGCGTATCGGGCGACGAGAGTGGACCCCTTGAAGACGCTGCGCGAAGAATAG
- a CDS encoding superoxide dismutase, which yields MAFEVPPLPYAYEALEPHIDSQTMHLHHDKHHVAYVTNLNAALEKAPELQGKSAEDILRNLNAVPDAVRTAVRNNGGGHVNHSMFWAIMGPNAGGAPTGAIADAIKSTFGDFAQFQEKFNDAGLKQFGSGWAWLALGNGGLQVLSTPNQDNPMSQGLHPIMGNDVWEHAYYLKYQNRRGDYLKAWWNVVNWAEVNKRYAAVKK from the coding sequence ATGGCATTCGAAGTCCCACCTTTGCCGTACGCTTATGAAGCGTTGGAGCCCCACATCGATTCACAGACGATGCACCTGCATCACGATAAACATCATGTGGCCTACGTAACGAATTTGAATGCGGCGCTGGAGAAGGCGCCGGAGTTGCAGGGAAAGAGCGCGGAAGACATTCTGCGGAATTTGAACGCTGTGCCCGATGCGGTGCGCACGGCAGTTCGCAACAATGGCGGCGGTCATGTGAACCACTCGATGTTCTGGGCGATCATGGGGCCGAACGCGGGCGGAGCACCGACGGGCGCGATCGCGGACGCGATCAAGAGCACGTTCGGCGACTTCGCACAGTTCCAGGAGAAGTTCAATGACGCCGGGTTGAAGCAGTTCGGCAGCGGCTGGGCGTGGCTGGCGCTGGGTAACGGCGGCCTGCAGGTGCTCTCGACGCCGAACCAGGACAATCCGATGTCGCAGGGGCTGCACCCGATTATGGGCAATGACGTTTGGGAGCACGCGTACTACCTGAAGTATCAGAACCGCCGTGGGGATTACCTGAAGGCATGGTGGAACGTGGTGAATTGGGCGGAAGTGAATAAACGGTATGCGGCGGTGAAGAAGTAA
- a CDS encoding low affinity iron permease family protein — protein MGTEEAKKSLSGTFGHFAARVSHWVGSSWLFFGAVALVALWGATGPIFHYSDTWQLVINTATTIITFLMVFMIQNTQNRDARAIHLKLDEIIRSIQRAHNEMIDIEKLSDGELEELAKTYGRLREESERRRKAPKDKIPA, from the coding sequence ATGGGTACCGAGGAAGCGAAAAAAAGCCTGTCAGGCACGTTTGGACATTTTGCGGCGCGGGTGTCGCACTGGGTAGGTTCGAGTTGGCTATTCTTTGGCGCGGTCGCGCTCGTAGCGCTCTGGGGCGCCACGGGGCCGATCTTCCACTACTCCGACACGTGGCAACTGGTCATCAATACCGCGACAACGATCATCACCTTCCTGATGGTCTTCATGATTCAAAACACGCAGAACCGCGACGCGAGAGCCATCCACCTGAAGCTGGATGAAATCATCCGGTCGATACAGCGGGCGCACAACGAGATGATCGACATCGAGAAACTGAGCGACGGAGAACTCGAGGAACTGGCGAAGACCTACGGGCGGCTGCGCGAAGAGTCGGAGCGCCGGAGAAAAGCACCGAAGGATAAGATCCCGGCATAG
- a CDS encoding protein-methionine-sulfoxide reductase heme-binding subunit MsrQ: protein MRNKILKPVVFLAALVPLALLTLDGLQDNLGANPIEKITHQTGRWTLILLLVTLSITPLRRITGIQWLIQYRRMIGLFAFFYGFLHFMTYVWLDQFFDFHSMLKDVYKRPFITAGLTGFVLMVPLASTSTKGWIRRLGKRWQLLHRLIYFSAAAGVIHFIWLVKADLREPMIYATILGGLLAIRVWFWIRKRRRLASPVPQPASPSPAPAD from the coding sequence ATGCGTAACAAAATCCTCAAACCGGTTGTATTCCTTGCCGCACTGGTTCCTCTCGCGCTGCTGACCCTGGATGGCCTGCAGGACAATCTTGGCGCGAACCCCATTGAGAAGATCACGCACCAGACCGGCCGCTGGACGCTGATCCTCCTGCTGGTGACACTTTCGATTACTCCGCTGCGTCGCATCACGGGAATTCAGTGGCTCATCCAGTACCGCCGGATGATCGGCCTGTTCGCGTTCTTCTACGGCTTCCTGCACTTCATGACCTACGTCTGGCTCGACCAGTTCTTTGACTTCCACTCGATGCTCAAGGACGTCTACAAGCGGCCGTTCATCACCGCCGGACTCACCGGATTCGTGCTGATGGTTCCACTCGCATCGACCTCGACGAAGGGGTGGATCCGACGCCTCGGCAAGCGCTGGCAACTTCTGCACCGGTTAATCTATTTTTCCGCTGCCGCGGGCGTCATCCATTTCATCTGGCTGGTCAAGGCTGATCTCCGGGAACCGATGATTTACGCGACCATTCTTGGTGGTCTTTTGGCGATTCGAGTATGGTTCTGGATCAGGAAGCGCCGTCGCCTCGCGTCTCCAGTCCCACAGCCCGCAAGCCCCTCGCCCGCACCGGCCGACTGA
- the msrP gene encoding protein-methionine-sulfoxide reductase catalytic subunit MsrP has protein sequence MLTKSKKPYDLPYSEVTPKSLFMNRRKFMAGAAVAGVAAVGYKGFELFSPDESVQANTRLQYSKSKYSTNEKETPYKDVTTYNNFYEFSTDKSGPSELAGKFQTRPWEVSIEGEVAKHKKIDIDSLMKLAPLEERIYRHRCVEGWSIVVPWIGFPMNALIDYAQPTSKAKFVQFETVYRPTQMPGQNRNVLQWPYVEGLRMDEAQNVLSMITVGLYGETLPNQNGAPVRVTVPWKYGFKSIKSIVKVKFVKNQPETTWNLSAPNEYGFYSNVNPNVDHPRWSQAKERRLGEFFKRPTLMFNGYGDYVASMYNGMDLRKYF, from the coding sequence ATGCTCACTAAAAGCAAAAAGCCGTACGATTTGCCGTACTCGGAAGTGACGCCGAAATCGCTCTTTATGAATCGCCGGAAATTCATGGCCGGAGCGGCAGTGGCCGGGGTGGCCGCTGTCGGCTACAAGGGATTCGAGCTTTTCTCTCCGGACGAGTCGGTGCAGGCGAACACCAGGCTGCAATACTCGAAGAGCAAGTACAGCACCAACGAAAAGGAAACGCCCTACAAGGACGTCACCACCTATAACAACTTCTACGAGTTCTCGACCGACAAGAGCGGCCCATCCGAACTAGCCGGCAAGTTCCAGACACGCCCGTGGGAAGTTTCCATCGAGGGCGAAGTTGCAAAGCACAAGAAGATCGACATCGACTCGCTGATGAAACTCGCGCCGCTGGAGGAGCGAATCTATCGGCATCGCTGTGTCGAAGGCTGGTCCATCGTCGTGCCCTGGATCGGCTTCCCGATGAATGCCCTCATCGATTACGCGCAGCCGACCTCGAAGGCGAAGTTTGTGCAGTTCGAGACCGTTTACCGTCCCACACAGATGCCCGGCCAGAACCGCAATGTACTCCAGTGGCCCTACGTTGAAGGGCTACGCATGGACGAAGCGCAGAACGTGCTCTCGATGATCACCGTCGGACTCTATGGCGAAACTCTTCCGAACCAGAACGGCGCGCCTGTGCGCGTGACCGTACCGTGGAAGTATGGTTTCAAGAGCATCAAGTCAATCGTGAAAGTGAAGTTTGTGAAGAATCAGCCGGAGACCACCTGGAACCTCTCCGCGCCGAACGAATACGGCTTCTACTCCAACGTGAATCCGAACGTCGATCACCCGCGCTGGAGCCAGGCCAAGGAACGTCGCCTCGGCGAATTCTTCAAGCGTCCCACGCTGATGTTCAACGGCTACGGCGATTACGTAGCCAGCATGTACAACGGCATGGACCTGCGAAAGTATTTCTAA
- a CDS encoding RNA methyltransferase yields MPRRTQQPTSPLDRLSIVLVSTRNPLNIGAAARAVSNFGFADLRLVNPYDEGFREARSARSGSAALLQRAKVYGSVAEAVADCALVIGTTAARDRELHHPLHRLEAAAKEIRKHLAAGRVALLFGSEKRGLLNADLSHCHWLLRIPTREGVSMNLGQAVAVCLYELVRETKAAAPKGSAKPASASDVERFTNMLVEALRTSGYLNPDTPASEEKIRRTVRRLGLPADDAETWLGMLRQILWKLGNAPKK; encoded by the coding sequence TTGCCTCGACGAACCCAACAGCCCACTTCGCCTCTCGATCGCCTCTCCATCGTTTTGGTGAGCACGCGCAATCCGCTCAACATCGGGGCCGCCGCCCGCGCGGTCAGCAATTTCGGATTCGCCGATCTCCGCCTGGTGAATCCGTACGACGAAGGCTTCCGTGAAGCACGCTCGGCGAGGAGTGGTTCCGCCGCGCTTTTGCAGAGGGCCAAGGTTTACGGGTCTGTTGCCGAAGCCGTTGCAGACTGTGCGCTCGTTATCGGCACCACCGCCGCGCGTGACCGCGAGTTGCATCATCCGCTGCATCGTCTGGAGGCCGCCGCAAAAGAGATTCGCAAGCATCTCGCGGCCGGCCGCGTCGCCCTGCTCTTCGGTTCGGAAAAACGGGGCCTTCTGAACGCCGATCTCAGCCACTGTCACTGGTTGTTGCGAATTCCCACGCGCGAAGGCGTCTCGATGAATCTCGGCCAGGCCGTCGCGGTGTGTCTTTATGAACTTGTTCGCGAGACCAAAGCAGCCGCGCCCAAGGGTTCCGCGAAACCGGCCTCGGCCAGCGACGTCGAGCGCTTTACAAATATGCTTGTCGAAGCTCTCCGCACCAGCGGCTATCTGAATCCTGACACGCCGGCATCGGAAGAGAAGATTCGCCGGACCGTGCGCCGCCTCGGCCTTCCCGCCGATGATGCGGAGACCTGGCTGGGCATGCTCCGCCAGATCCTCTGGAAACTCGGCAACGCCCCGAAAAAGTAG
- a CDS encoding MFS transporter has product MKIFHAACTSGSRFPPPTLRYTRLMREVFRNRPLALLFSANFVSMIGSGMNSAAVTWYILQATHSEEMLGALVIAQAIPSLLLMPFSGVVIDREDRRRVVMFLDAARGLLILSVAILCLRGVVQVWHLFAMGVLVSTGFWMFWPTITALLQELTPEAQFAESNAMLLAGFQGGWMVAGSIVGFVYAKIGIGGILLFDASTYAFSILCYWFVRKGRHVVAHTSIHIDKHPLARFAHEMRDGLSFVKSNLALAMVGSTWAVFVSAMMVNGVLTAPLSDRILHAGAVGYGWLNAGWGVGAFISTFYAARMSHRWGWGKVVPASMFLISLCFFFVPHSTVVGLAAGIYLASTFYFIAGSARGVGGIALSASIMQLVPKHLMGRVQTLFSLVAIILQISLAPLAGRIAQRHSLTLALAMIAVMYLIATTTSFWGARASSVEPATTAVNAD; this is encoded by the coding sequence GTGAAAATCTTTCACGCTGCGTGTACTTCTGGCAGCAGATTTCCACCGCCGACACTCAGGTACACTCGACTTATGCGGGAAGTATTCCGAAACCGGCCACTGGCGCTGCTGTTCTCGGCGAATTTCGTGTCGATGATCGGCAGCGGCATGAACTCGGCCGCTGTCACCTGGTACATCCTGCAGGCAACTCATTCGGAAGAGATGCTCGGCGCGCTCGTCATTGCACAGGCCATCCCCTCGCTCCTCCTGATGCCCTTCAGTGGCGTTGTCATCGATCGCGAAGACCGCCGGCGCGTTGTCATGTTCCTCGACGCCGCACGCGGCCTGCTCATTCTGAGCGTTGCCATCCTCTGCCTTCGCGGAGTTGTGCAGGTCTGGCACCTGTTCGCGATGGGCGTCCTGGTCTCGACCGGCTTCTGGATGTTCTGGCCAACGATCACCGCGCTCCTGCAGGAACTGACACCCGAGGCACAATTCGCCGAATCGAATGCCATGCTGCTCGCGGGATTCCAAGGCGGCTGGATGGTCGCAGGTTCCATCGTCGGCTTCGTCTACGCGAAGATCGGTATCGGCGGCATTCTTCTTTTCGACGCCTCAACGTACGCCTTTTCCATCCTCTGCTACTGGTTCGTGCGCAAGGGGCGCCACGTCGTCGCTCACACTTCCATACATATCGACAAGCATCCCCTCGCACGTTTCGCGCACGAGATGCGCGACGGCCTGAGCTTCGTGAAATCCAACCTCGCGCTTGCGATGGTCGGTTCTACTTGGGCAGTGTTCGTCTCTGCAATGATGGTGAACGGTGTGCTGACGGCGCCGCTCAGCGACCGCATTCTGCACGCCGGCGCGGTTGGCTACGGATGGCTCAATGCCGGCTGGGGAGTCGGCGCGTTCATCAGCACCTTCTATGCTGCGCGAATGTCGCACCGCTGGGGATGGGGGAAAGTCGTGCCGGCCAGCATGTTCCTCATCTCGCTGTGCTTCTTCTTCGTGCCGCACTCGACCGTCGTCGGCCTCGCCGCCGGAATCTACCTGGCCTCGACGTTCTATTTCATCGCCGGAAGCGCCCGCGGCGTCGGCGGAATCGCGCTGAGCGCCAGCATCATGCAACTCGTCCCCAAACACCTCATGGGCCGCGTGCAGACTCTGTTCAGCCTCGTCGCCATCATCCTGCAAATCTCGCTCGCGCCGCTGGCCGGACGCATTGCCCAGCGCCACAGTCTCACCCTCGCGCTGGCCATGATCGCCGTCATGTACCTGATCGCTACCACAACGTCATTCTGGGGTGCGCGGGCATCCTCGGTTGAACCAGCCACAACTGCTGTTAACGCTGACTGA
- a CDS encoding VWA domain-containing protein, with protein MMRSRSILLLLCVALVVPAMWAQAAPVAQYAATNRQGTDSSLPQGDDPITTIRAEVKEVNVIFTATDRKGHYKNNLKESDLTVLDDGKPPAAVNSFASETDLPLRVGLVLDVSGSITDRMAFEQESAIKFFDEILRRGTDKAFVLAFDSVERFPQGFTDDTAKLANAVRSLNAGGGTAVYDAVADAANKKLKDVKADRPVRRVIILISDGEDNQSRLTRAQAIDAAKRAEVTIYTISTNDSNVRTRGDKVLEQLADETGGRAFFPSKVEDVAHAFSTIENELRSQYALSYKPADFAADGRYRTIRIVSANKNVVIRARKGYFAPTH; from the coding sequence ATGATGAGGTCGAGGTCGATACTTCTGCTGTTGTGCGTGGCGCTCGTGGTTCCGGCAATGTGGGCGCAAGCGGCACCGGTGGCACAATACGCGGCGACAAACAGGCAGGGGACCGATTCGTCGTTGCCGCAGGGAGATGACCCGATCACGACCATCCGCGCCGAAGTGAAGGAAGTAAATGTCATCTTCACGGCGACGGATCGCAAGGGACACTACAAGAACAATCTTAAGGAATCGGATCTCACGGTGCTGGATGACGGCAAGCCTCCGGCTGCGGTGAACAGCTTCGCGAGCGAGACGGATTTGCCGCTGCGAGTTGGGCTTGTACTCGATGTCAGCGGCTCGATTACCGACCGCATGGCATTCGAGCAGGAATCGGCGATCAAGTTTTTCGACGAGATATTGCGGCGCGGGACCGACAAGGCATTCGTCCTGGCTTTCGATTCCGTCGAGCGGTTTCCGCAGGGCTTCACAGACGACACGGCAAAGCTTGCGAATGCGGTGCGTTCTTTGAACGCGGGTGGCGGTACCGCGGTCTACGATGCAGTGGCGGATGCGGCGAATAAGAAATTGAAAGACGTTAAGGCTGACCGGCCGGTGCGGCGCGTCATCATTCTTATCAGCGACGGCGAAGACAACCAGAGCCGCCTGACTCGCGCGCAGGCAATTGACGCGGCGAAGCGCGCGGAAGTCACGATTTATACGATCAGCACGAACGACAGCAACGTACGCACGCGCGGCGACAAGGTACTGGAACAGTTGGCGGACGAAACCGGCGGACGGGCGTTCTTCCCGAGCAAGGTGGAAGACGTGGCGCACGCCTTCAGCACCATTGAAAACGAGTTGCGCAGCCAGTACGCGCTTTCGTACAAGCCGGCGGATTTCGCGGCGGACGGCCGCTACCGAACGATCAGGATCGTGTCGGCGAACAAGAATGTTGTGATTCGCGCGCGCAAGGGGTATTTCGCCCCGACGCACTGA
- the rpiA gene encoding ribose-5-phosphate isomerase RpiA — MEREKRLASEAVARWIPDGARIGIGSGTTAAYFIRALGARVRDERLRVSGIPTSIDSEELARSVGIPLLQPASGLRLDFTVDGADEITPELHLIKGGGGKLFREKVIATASKFLVVVADSSKPVPVLGAMPLPVEVVPFAAPWVADRIAALGGRPVRRENDGTPYLTDQSNWLLDCHFGAIADPVALDRELKSIAGVLENGLFLGLAKLTVVADGDNVVVMRPGIAPVSASNFEFTSLL, encoded by the coding sequence TTGGAGCGGGAAAAACGGCTCGCGTCTGAGGCGGTCGCGCGCTGGATTCCCGATGGTGCGCGTATCGGGATCGGGAGCGGAACTACTGCCGCCTACTTCATACGCGCGCTCGGGGCACGGGTCCGCGACGAGCGGCTGCGCGTGAGCGGAATCCCGACCTCCATAGATTCAGAAGAACTGGCGCGTTCGGTGGGCATCCCGCTGCTGCAGCCTGCGTCAGGACTGCGGCTCGACTTCACCGTTGATGGCGCGGACGAAATCACACCGGAGCTTCACCTTATCAAGGGCGGCGGCGGAAAGCTGTTTCGCGAGAAGGTGATCGCCACGGCATCGAAATTCCTGGTCGTGGTCGCTGATTCCTCCAAGCCAGTTCCGGTTCTAGGAGCCATGCCGCTGCCGGTCGAGGTAGTTCCCTTCGCGGCGCCCTGGGTGGCGGATCGGATCGCGGCACTCGGGGGAAGGCCGGTTCGACGCGAGAATGACGGAACGCCGTATCTCACCGATCAGAGTAACTGGCTGCTCGATTGCCACTTCGGAGCGATTGCCGATCCCGTCGCGCTCGATCGCGAGTTGAAGAGCATCGCAGGCGTGCTAGAGAACGGATTGTTTCTCGGATTGGCAAAACTGACCGTCGTCGCCGACGGAGATAACGTTGTGGTGATGCGGCCCGGCATCGCGCCGGTCAGCGCCTCGAACTTCGAATTCACTTCCCTTCTGTAA
- the aroF gene encoding 3-deoxy-7-phosphoheptulonate synthase, whose product MIISMLENATEQQIAHVIARVRELGYKAQVTQGEEKTIVAAVGSGRREELEALTAAPGVERLIPIAHPFKLVARQGRTARTVVSVGDVRIGGDDIVLIAGPCSVESREQLFATAHAVRHAGATMLRGGAYKPRTSPYEFQGLGEDALKLLREASDETGLPVVTEVLGTDDVDLVADYADMLQIGARNMQNFALLRRVAKCPKPVMLKRGPAATVKEWLLAAEYLIAGGNPNVVLCERGVKSYDTETRNLFDLASLALARQLSHLPVIADPSHGTGRRDLIPVMSRAAIAAGADGIMVEVHPCPERAMSDGPQSLEPEQFTQLVRDLFQPARRLAVAATRFTPHSEGVIASAASAD is encoded by the coding sequence ATGATCATCAGCATGCTGGAAAATGCAACCGAACAACAGATCGCACACGTTATCGCGCGCGTGCGGGAACTCGGCTATAAGGCCCAGGTCACGCAAGGAGAAGAGAAGACTATCGTCGCCGCCGTCGGTTCGGGCCGTCGCGAAGAACTCGAAGCCCTTACCGCCGCGCCCGGTGTCGAACGCCTCATTCCCATCGCGCACCCGTTCAAACTCGTCGCGAGGCAGGGAAGAACTGCGCGCACCGTTGTAAGCGTCGGCGACGTGCGCATTGGCGGTGACGATATTGTCCTTATCGCCGGACCGTGCTCGGTCGAGTCGCGTGAACAGCTCTTCGCAACCGCGCACGCCGTGCGCCATGCGGGGGCGACAATGCTCCGAGGGGGTGCCTACAAACCGCGCACCTCGCCTTATGAGTTCCAGGGACTTGGCGAAGACGCGCTGAAGCTTCTGCGCGAAGCCTCGGACGAGACCGGCCTTCCGGTCGTGACCGAGGTGCTCGGCACCGACGACGTCGATCTCGTCGCCGACTATGCCGACATGCTGCAGATCGGCGCGCGCAACATGCAGAACTTTGCACTGCTGCGCCGCGTGGCAAAGTGTCCGAAGCCGGTAATGCTGAAACGTGGTCCGGCGGCGACCGTGAAGGAATGGCTACTTGCCGCCGAATACCTCATCGCCGGTGGCAATCCGAACGTCGTTCTCTGCGAGCGTGGCGTAAAGTCGTATGACACTGAAACACGAAACCTTTTCGATCTGGCTTCGCTGGCGTTGGCGCGACAACTTTCACACCTTCCCGTTATCGCCGATCCCTCGCACGGAACCGGCCGTCGCGATCTGATCCCCGTGATGTCGCGCGCTGCCATTGCCGCAGGAGCGGACGGAATCATGGTGGAGGTGCATCCGTGCCCTGAGCGCGCCATGTCCGACGGTCCGCAGTCGCTCGAACCCGAACAGTTCACTCAACTCGTACGAGACCTGTTTCAGCCCGCGCGCCGACTCGCGGTGGCTGCGACGCGGTTCACGCCTCATTCGGAAGGCGTGATCGCATCGGCGGCGAGCGCCGACTAA